A DNA window from Hordeum vulgare subsp. vulgare chromosome 1H, MorexV3_pseudomolecules_assembly, whole genome shotgun sequence contains the following coding sequences:
- the LOC123409395 gene encoding uncharacterized protein LOC123409395 encodes MEFLGGSLDVKRSIGSQKRMDGKSGGGSWRSAPVPVRQLFWRVRRAMLRPKRGAVSFGYDLKSYSQNFDDGLVPAHRL; translated from the coding sequence ATGGAGTTTCTGGGAGGATCATTGGACGTGAAAAGGAGCATTGGCAGCCAGAAGAGGATGGACGGGAAGAGCGGCGGCGGGTCGTGGCGGTCGGCGCCGGTGCCGGTGAGGCAGCTGTTCTGGAGGGTGAGGCGAGCCATGCTGCGGCCGAAGCGCGGGGCCGTGAGCTTCGGGTATGATCTCAAGAGCTACTCCCAGAACTTCGACGACGGCCTCGTCCCCGCCCACCGTCTCTAG